One genomic segment of Esox lucius isolate fEsoLuc1 chromosome 15, fEsoLuc1.pri, whole genome shotgun sequence includes these proteins:
- the samd4a gene encoding protein Smaug homolog 1 isoform X1 gives MMFRDQVGVLGSWFKGWNECEQTVALLSLLKRVSRTQARFLQLCLEHSLAECTELHVLEGEANNPGLISQWQGEPKERVISLVLSHLPLLKPGNVEAKGEYMRLLPRILAHTIEHGRHLEESRQLLSYALIHPATSLDDRAALALWLNHLEERAAARGDSLERPPPAPASHHQTPPSTLPSSGSGSGSGGGHLGHLYHHQRYGSDDRLNGWQGSRDSGLGSGWHQQQGQGGGCENGGHLALYPSSSVPGSINTVGTGGSSNTILSGGGQHSPLKRSVSLTPPMSGGGSSAGSSSTAGGHALGLGHGWLSQEDLRGPRGSGGGGLAPADPHHAPLSPQSSVASSGSGGSEHPEDGGLVGGGGGCCGGGGGGLHRGNTFHEEGSGMRVFPLDYCPGMAQRPPKQHPGPLGASRVGQGGSSQLYNDVPAWLKSLRLHKYASLFSTMTYDEMMSLTEQQLESQNVTKGARHKIVISIQKLKERQNMLRCLEKDVLEGGNLRAPLAELHQMILTPIKAVAGGDDSSPSSPSSTGQRPLLSPEGKSSAAPGSHLAPGGEGETGTTLIPEGDIPGQFTRVMGKVCTQLLVSRPDEENISSYLQLIDKCLLHEAFTETQKKRLLSWKQQVQKLFRSFPRKTLLDMAGYRAQRSNSSSRGFGQSNSLPTAGCVGGGSLSTRRSLRQFQMPSRSLPGARLGLLGTTSLLGPTPRSASSTPTGLKQGRQGLWFANPGGSNSMPSRTHSSVQRTRSLPVHTTPHTMVMFQQADLQVPVTEPDINNRLESLCLSMTEHALGDGVDRTSTI, from the exons GGTTGATCAGTCAGTGGCAGGGCGAGCCCAAGGAACGCGTCATCTCCCTGGTCCTCAGCCACCTCCCTCTGCTGAAGCCAGGCAACGTGGAAGCCAAGGGCGAGTACATGCGCCTCCTCCCCCGCATCCTGGCACACACCATCGAGCACGGCCGCCACCTGGAGGAGTCGCGCCAGCTCCTGTCCTATGCCCTCATCCACCCGGCCACCTCGTTGGACGACCGCGCCGCCCTCGCCCTCTGGCTCAACCACCTGGAGGAGCGAGCCGCCGCCCGGGGCGACTCGTTGGAGCGGCCGCCCCCAGCCCCGGCCTCGCACCACCAGACGCCCCCGTCAACCCTCCCCTCATCAGGTTCCGGATCGGGCTCCGGTGGCGGGCATCTGGGtcacctttaccaccaccagCGCTACGGCTCGGACGACCGGCTCAATGGCTGGCAGGGGTCCAGGGACTCAGGGTTGGGCAGTGGTTGGCACCAGCAGCAGGGGCAAGGAGGAGGGTGTGAGAACGGTGGGCACCTGGCGCTCTACCCGTCCTCCTCGGTGCCCGGGAGTATCAACACAGTGGGCACGGGCGGCAGCAGCAACACCA TCCTGTCCGGTGGCGGGCAGCACAGTCCCCTGAAGCGCTCGGTGTCCCTCACCCCCCCGATGAGCGGCGGCGGCTCATCGGCCGGCTCCTCGTCCACGGCGGGCGGCCACGCCCTGGGGCTGGGTCACGGCTGGCTCTCCCAGGAAGACCTGCGCGGGCCACGGGGGAGCGGAGGAGGGGGGCTGGCTCCCGCCGACCCTCACCACGCACCCCTCTCCCCCCAGAGCAGCGTAGCGTCGTCGGGCAGTGGTGGAAGCGAGCACCCGGAGGACGGAGGTCttgtaggaggaggaggaggctgctgtggaggaggagggggaggcttGCACCGCGGGAATACGTTCCATGAAGAGGGGAGCGGCATGAGGG TTTTTCCCCTAGATTATTGTCCAGGCATGGCGCAAAGGCCCCCAAAGCAACATCCAGGCCCTCTGGGGGCCAGCAGAGTTGGGCAGGGGGGCTCGTCCCAGCTATACAATG ATGTGCCGGCCTGGCTGAAAAGCCTTCGTCTCCACAAGTATGCATCGCTCTTCTCCACTATGACGTACGATGAGATGATGTCACTGACAGAACAGCAGCTGGAATCCCAG AATGTCACCAAAGGGGCACGTCACAAGATAGTGATCAGCATCCAAAAACTGAAGGAGCGCCAGAACATGCTGCGATGTCTAGAGAAG gaCGTGTTGGAGGGGGGTAACCTGCGAGCCCCTCTGGCTGAGCTCCACCAGATGATCCTGACGCCCATCAAGGCGGTGGCTGGCGGTGACgattcctccccctcctccccctcctcgaCTGGACAGCGACCCCTGTTGAGCCCCGAGGGGAAGAGCAGCGCCGCGCCAGGCTCCCACCTGGCTcctggaggggagggggagacagggaccaCCCTCATCCCCGAGGGAGACATCCCTGGCCAGTTTACCCGTGTCATGGGAAAAG TTTGCACGCAGCTGCTGGTGTCGAGGCCGGATGAAGAGAACATCAGCTCCTACCTGCAGCTCATTGACAAGTGCCTTTTACACGAG gcATTCACCGAGACGCAGAAGAAGCGgctgttgtcatggaaacagcAGGTGCAGAAGCTGTTCCGATCATTTCCCAGGAAAACCCTCTTGGACATGGCGGGCTACCGGGCACAGAGGAG CAACAGTAGCAGCCGCGGCTTCGGCCAGTCCAACTCTCTCCCCACGGCGGGCTGCGTGGGGGGTGGCAGCTTGTCGACCCGCCGGAGCCTGCGCCAGTTCCAGATGCCCTCGCGGAGCCTCCCTGGTGCGAGGCTGGGCCTGCTGGGTACCACCAGCCTCCTGGGCCCCACGCCACGCAGCGCCAGCAGTACCCCAACAGGCCTCAAGCAAGGACGGCAG GGTCTGTGGTTCGCCAACCCTGGGGGTAGTAACAGCATGCCCAGCCGGACCCACAGCTCAGTGCAGAGGACCCGTTCCCTTCCGGTTCACACCACGCCACACACCATGGTCATGTTCCAGCAGGCTG ATCTCCAAGTGCCAGTGACCGAACCAGACATCAACAACCGACTGGAGTCTCTGTGCCTGAGTATGACAGAGCATGCCCTGGGAG ATGGAGTCGACCGCACATCCACCATCTGA
- the samd4a gene encoding protein Smaug homolog 1 isoform X2, with amino-acid sequence MMFRDQVGVLGSWFKGWNECEQTVALLSLLKRVSRTQARFLQLCLEHSLAECTELHVLEGEANNPGLISQWQGEPKERVISLVLSHLPLLKPGNVEAKGEYMRLLPRILAHTIEHGRHLEESRQLLSYALIHPATSLDDRAALALWLNHLEERAAARGDSLERPPPAPASHHQTPPSTLPSSGSGSGSGGGHLGHLYHHQRYGSDDRLNGWQGSRDSGLGSGWHQQQGQGGGCENGGHLALYPSSSVPGSINTVGTGGSSNTILSGGGQHSPLKRSVSLTPPMSGGGSSAGSSSTAGGHALGLGHGWLSQEDLRGPRGSGGGGLAPADPHHAPLSPQSSVASSGSGGSEHPEDGGLVGGGGGCCGGGGGGLHRGNTFHEEGSGMRDVPAWLKSLRLHKYASLFSTMTYDEMMSLTEQQLESQNVTKGARHKIVISIQKLKERQNMLRCLEKDVLEGGNLRAPLAELHQMILTPIKAVAGGDDSSPSSPSSTGQRPLLSPEGKSSAAPGSHLAPGGEGETGTTLIPEGDIPGQFTRVMGKVCTQLLVSRPDEENISSYLQLIDKCLLHEAFTETQKKRLLSWKQQVQKLFRSFPRKTLLDMAGYRAQRSNSSSRGFGQSNSLPTAGCVGGGSLSTRRSLRQFQMPSRSLPGARLGLLGTTSLLGPTPRSASSTPTGLKQGRQGLWFANPGGSNSMPSRTHSSVQRTRSLPVHTTPHTMVMFQQADLQVPVTEPDINNRLESLCLSMTEHALGDGVDRTSTI; translated from the exons GGTTGATCAGTCAGTGGCAGGGCGAGCCCAAGGAACGCGTCATCTCCCTGGTCCTCAGCCACCTCCCTCTGCTGAAGCCAGGCAACGTGGAAGCCAAGGGCGAGTACATGCGCCTCCTCCCCCGCATCCTGGCACACACCATCGAGCACGGCCGCCACCTGGAGGAGTCGCGCCAGCTCCTGTCCTATGCCCTCATCCACCCGGCCACCTCGTTGGACGACCGCGCCGCCCTCGCCCTCTGGCTCAACCACCTGGAGGAGCGAGCCGCCGCCCGGGGCGACTCGTTGGAGCGGCCGCCCCCAGCCCCGGCCTCGCACCACCAGACGCCCCCGTCAACCCTCCCCTCATCAGGTTCCGGATCGGGCTCCGGTGGCGGGCATCTGGGtcacctttaccaccaccagCGCTACGGCTCGGACGACCGGCTCAATGGCTGGCAGGGGTCCAGGGACTCAGGGTTGGGCAGTGGTTGGCACCAGCAGCAGGGGCAAGGAGGAGGGTGTGAGAACGGTGGGCACCTGGCGCTCTACCCGTCCTCCTCGGTGCCCGGGAGTATCAACACAGTGGGCACGGGCGGCAGCAGCAACACCA TCCTGTCCGGTGGCGGGCAGCACAGTCCCCTGAAGCGCTCGGTGTCCCTCACCCCCCCGATGAGCGGCGGCGGCTCATCGGCCGGCTCCTCGTCCACGGCGGGCGGCCACGCCCTGGGGCTGGGTCACGGCTGGCTCTCCCAGGAAGACCTGCGCGGGCCACGGGGGAGCGGAGGAGGGGGGCTGGCTCCCGCCGACCCTCACCACGCACCCCTCTCCCCCCAGAGCAGCGTAGCGTCGTCGGGCAGTGGTGGAAGCGAGCACCCGGAGGACGGAGGTCttgtaggaggaggaggaggctgctgtggaggaggagggggaggcttGCACCGCGGGAATACGTTCCATGAAGAGGGGAGCGGCATGAGGG ATGTGCCGGCCTGGCTGAAAAGCCTTCGTCTCCACAAGTATGCATCGCTCTTCTCCACTATGACGTACGATGAGATGATGTCACTGACAGAACAGCAGCTGGAATCCCAG AATGTCACCAAAGGGGCACGTCACAAGATAGTGATCAGCATCCAAAAACTGAAGGAGCGCCAGAACATGCTGCGATGTCTAGAGAAG gaCGTGTTGGAGGGGGGTAACCTGCGAGCCCCTCTGGCTGAGCTCCACCAGATGATCCTGACGCCCATCAAGGCGGTGGCTGGCGGTGACgattcctccccctcctccccctcctcgaCTGGACAGCGACCCCTGTTGAGCCCCGAGGGGAAGAGCAGCGCCGCGCCAGGCTCCCACCTGGCTcctggaggggagggggagacagggaccaCCCTCATCCCCGAGGGAGACATCCCTGGCCAGTTTACCCGTGTCATGGGAAAAG TTTGCACGCAGCTGCTGGTGTCGAGGCCGGATGAAGAGAACATCAGCTCCTACCTGCAGCTCATTGACAAGTGCCTTTTACACGAG gcATTCACCGAGACGCAGAAGAAGCGgctgttgtcatggaaacagcAGGTGCAGAAGCTGTTCCGATCATTTCCCAGGAAAACCCTCTTGGACATGGCGGGCTACCGGGCACAGAGGAG CAACAGTAGCAGCCGCGGCTTCGGCCAGTCCAACTCTCTCCCCACGGCGGGCTGCGTGGGGGGTGGCAGCTTGTCGACCCGCCGGAGCCTGCGCCAGTTCCAGATGCCCTCGCGGAGCCTCCCTGGTGCGAGGCTGGGCCTGCTGGGTACCACCAGCCTCCTGGGCCCCACGCCACGCAGCGCCAGCAGTACCCCAACAGGCCTCAAGCAAGGACGGCAG GGTCTGTGGTTCGCCAACCCTGGGGGTAGTAACAGCATGCCCAGCCGGACCCACAGCTCAGTGCAGAGGACCCGTTCCCTTCCGGTTCACACCACGCCACACACCATGGTCATGTTCCAGCAGGCTG ATCTCCAAGTGCCAGTGACCGAACCAGACATCAACAACCGACTGGAGTCTCTGTGCCTGAGTATGACAGAGCATGCCCTGGGAG ATGGAGTCGACCGCACATCCACCATCTGA
- the samd4a gene encoding protein Smaug homolog 1 isoform X3: MMFRDQVGVLGSWFKGWNECEQTVALLSLLKRVSRTQARFLQLCLEHSLAECTELHVLEGEANNPGLISQWQGEPKERVISLVLSHLPLLKPGNVEAKGEYMRLLPRILAHTIEHGRHLEESRQLLSYALIHPATSLDDRAALALWLNHLEERAAARGDSLERPPPAPASHHQTPPSTLPSSGSGSGSGGGHLGHLYHHQRYGSDDRLNGWQGSRDSGLGSGWHQQQGQGGGCENGGHLALYPSSSVPGSINTVGTGGSSNTIFPLDYCPGMAQRPPKQHPGPLGASRVGQGGSSQLYNDVPAWLKSLRLHKYASLFSTMTYDEMMSLTEQQLESQNVTKGARHKIVISIQKLKERQNMLRCLEKDVLEGGNLRAPLAELHQMILTPIKAVAGGDDSSPSSPSSTGQRPLLSPEGKSSAAPGSHLAPGGEGETGTTLIPEGDIPGQFTRVMGKVCTQLLVSRPDEENISSYLQLIDKCLLHEAFTETQKKRLLSWKQQVQKLFRSFPRKTLLDMAGYRAQRSNSSSRGFGQSNSLPTAGCVGGGSLSTRRSLRQFQMPSRSLPGARLGLLGTTSLLGPTPRSASSTPTGLKQGRQGLWFANPGGSNSMPSRTHSSVQRTRSLPVHTTPHTMVMFQQADLQVPVTEPDINNRLESLCLSMTEHALGDGVDRTSTI; encoded by the exons GGTTGATCAGTCAGTGGCAGGGCGAGCCCAAGGAACGCGTCATCTCCCTGGTCCTCAGCCACCTCCCTCTGCTGAAGCCAGGCAACGTGGAAGCCAAGGGCGAGTACATGCGCCTCCTCCCCCGCATCCTGGCACACACCATCGAGCACGGCCGCCACCTGGAGGAGTCGCGCCAGCTCCTGTCCTATGCCCTCATCCACCCGGCCACCTCGTTGGACGACCGCGCCGCCCTCGCCCTCTGGCTCAACCACCTGGAGGAGCGAGCCGCCGCCCGGGGCGACTCGTTGGAGCGGCCGCCCCCAGCCCCGGCCTCGCACCACCAGACGCCCCCGTCAACCCTCCCCTCATCAGGTTCCGGATCGGGCTCCGGTGGCGGGCATCTGGGtcacctttaccaccaccagCGCTACGGCTCGGACGACCGGCTCAATGGCTGGCAGGGGTCCAGGGACTCAGGGTTGGGCAGTGGTTGGCACCAGCAGCAGGGGCAAGGAGGAGGGTGTGAGAACGGTGGGCACCTGGCGCTCTACCCGTCCTCCTCGGTGCCCGGGAGTATCAACACAGTGGGCACGGGCGGCAGCAGCAACACCA TTTTTCCCCTAGATTATTGTCCAGGCATGGCGCAAAGGCCCCCAAAGCAACATCCAGGCCCTCTGGGGGCCAGCAGAGTTGGGCAGGGGGGCTCGTCCCAGCTATACAATG ATGTGCCGGCCTGGCTGAAAAGCCTTCGTCTCCACAAGTATGCATCGCTCTTCTCCACTATGACGTACGATGAGATGATGTCACTGACAGAACAGCAGCTGGAATCCCAG AATGTCACCAAAGGGGCACGTCACAAGATAGTGATCAGCATCCAAAAACTGAAGGAGCGCCAGAACATGCTGCGATGTCTAGAGAAG gaCGTGTTGGAGGGGGGTAACCTGCGAGCCCCTCTGGCTGAGCTCCACCAGATGATCCTGACGCCCATCAAGGCGGTGGCTGGCGGTGACgattcctccccctcctccccctcctcgaCTGGACAGCGACCCCTGTTGAGCCCCGAGGGGAAGAGCAGCGCCGCGCCAGGCTCCCACCTGGCTcctggaggggagggggagacagggaccaCCCTCATCCCCGAGGGAGACATCCCTGGCCAGTTTACCCGTGTCATGGGAAAAG TTTGCACGCAGCTGCTGGTGTCGAGGCCGGATGAAGAGAACATCAGCTCCTACCTGCAGCTCATTGACAAGTGCCTTTTACACGAG gcATTCACCGAGACGCAGAAGAAGCGgctgttgtcatggaaacagcAGGTGCAGAAGCTGTTCCGATCATTTCCCAGGAAAACCCTCTTGGACATGGCGGGCTACCGGGCACAGAGGAG CAACAGTAGCAGCCGCGGCTTCGGCCAGTCCAACTCTCTCCCCACGGCGGGCTGCGTGGGGGGTGGCAGCTTGTCGACCCGCCGGAGCCTGCGCCAGTTCCAGATGCCCTCGCGGAGCCTCCCTGGTGCGAGGCTGGGCCTGCTGGGTACCACCAGCCTCCTGGGCCCCACGCCACGCAGCGCCAGCAGTACCCCAACAGGCCTCAAGCAAGGACGGCAG GGTCTGTGGTTCGCCAACCCTGGGGGTAGTAACAGCATGCCCAGCCGGACCCACAGCTCAGTGCAGAGGACCCGTTCCCTTCCGGTTCACACCACGCCACACACCATGGTCATGTTCCAGCAGGCTG ATCTCCAAGTGCCAGTGACCGAACCAGACATCAACAACCGACTGGAGTCTCTGTGCCTGAGTATGACAGAGCATGCCCTGGGAG ATGGAGTCGACCGCACATCCACCATCTGA